A stretch of the Candidatus Nanopelagicales bacterium genome encodes the following:
- the purH gene encoding bifunctional phosphoribosylaminoimidazolecarboxamide formyltransferase/IMP cyclohydrolase, whose translation MSEQPADPGRRPFRRALVSVYDKTGLDDLARALHDAGVEIVSTGSTAARIAARDVPVTQVQDLTGFPECLDGRVKTLHPRVHAGLLADLRQASHVDQLAELGIEPFDLVVVNLYPFSDTVASGAAPEECVEQIDIGGPAMVRASAKNHANVAVVVSPSRYPDVVAALADGGFTLDQRRTLAAEAFAHTATYDIAVASWMGSVVAPDPDGNGFPVWLGASWERAEVLRYGENPHQAAAVYAAHEHRPGLARAEQLHGKQMSYNNFVDADAARRAAYDHTEPAVAIIKHANPCGIAIGADIASAYARAFDTDPISAFGGVVAANRPVDLAMAQAMGDVFTEVVVAPGYDDDALDLLQQKKNLRILRVEGPHPGYRVEWRSISGGVLLQTVDDVEADGDDPSEWQLACGDPVDEATLRDLEFAWRAVRSVKSNAILLARDGGAVGIGMGQVNRVDSARLAVARAGDGRAPGSVAASDAFFPFPDGLEVLTEAGVRAVVQPGGSVRDEEVIWAARSAGVAMYFTGTRHFFH comes from the coding sequence GTGAGCGAGCAGCCCGCAGACCCCGGCCGCCGGCCGTTCCGCCGCGCCCTGGTGTCGGTCTACGACAAGACCGGCCTGGACGACCTGGCCCGCGCCCTGCACGACGCCGGCGTGGAGATCGTGTCGACCGGGTCGACCGCCGCGCGGATCGCGGCGCGAGACGTGCCGGTCACCCAGGTGCAGGACCTCACCGGCTTCCCCGAGTGCCTGGACGGCCGGGTCAAGACGCTGCACCCGCGGGTGCACGCGGGGCTGCTGGCCGACCTGCGGCAGGCAAGCCACGTCGACCAGCTGGCCGAGCTCGGGATCGAGCCGTTCGACCTGGTCGTGGTGAACCTGTACCCGTTCAGCGACACCGTGGCCTCGGGGGCCGCGCCCGAGGAGTGCGTGGAGCAGATCGACATCGGTGGCCCGGCCATGGTCCGCGCGTCGGCGAAGAACCACGCCAACGTCGCCGTCGTGGTGTCCCCGTCCCGCTACCCCGACGTCGTGGCGGCGCTCGCCGACGGCGGCTTCACCCTCGACCAACGGCGCACCCTGGCCGCCGAGGCGTTCGCGCACACCGCCACCTACGACATCGCCGTGGCGTCGTGGATGGGCAGCGTCGTCGCGCCCGACCCGGACGGCAACGGCTTCCCGGTCTGGCTGGGCGCCTCGTGGGAGCGGGCCGAGGTGCTGCGCTACGGCGAGAACCCGCACCAGGCGGCCGCCGTCTACGCCGCGCACGAGCACCGGCCGGGGCTCGCCCGCGCCGAGCAGCTGCACGGCAAGCAGATGTCCTACAACAACTTCGTCGACGCCGACGCGGCGCGCCGGGCGGCGTACGACCACACCGAGCCCGCGGTGGCGATCATCAAGCACGCCAACCCGTGCGGCATCGCGATCGGCGCGGACATCGCATCGGCCTACGCCCGCGCCTTCGACACCGACCCCATCTCCGCCTTCGGCGGGGTCGTCGCCGCGAACCGGCCGGTGGACCTGGCGATGGCGCAGGCCATGGGTGACGTGTTCACCGAGGTCGTGGTCGCGCCGGGGTACGACGATGACGCGCTGGACTTGTTGCAGCAGAAGAAGAACCTGCGGATCCTGCGGGTCGAGGGTCCGCACCCGGGGTACCGGGTGGAGTGGCGTTCGATCAGCGGCGGGGTGCTGCTGCAGACCGTCGACGACGTCGAGGCCGACGGCGACGACCCGTCGGAGTGGCAGCTGGCCTGCGGGGACCCGGTGGACGAGGCGACCCTGCGCGACCTGGAGTTCGCCTGGCGGGCGGTGCGGTCGGTGAAGTCCAACGCGATCCTGCTGGCCCGTGACGGCGGCGCCGTCGGCATCGGCATGGGCCAGGTCAACCGGGTGGACTCGGCCCGGTTGGCGGTCGCGCGCGCGGGCGACGGGCGGGCCCCGGGTTCAGTGGCGGCGTCCGACGCGTTCTTCCCGTTCCCGGACGGCCTGGAGGTGCTGACCGAGGCCGGCGTGCGCGCCGTGGTCCAGCCCGGCGGGTCGGTCCGGGACGAGGAGGTCATCTGGGCGGCGAGGTCGGCCGGGGTGGCGATGTACTTCACCGGGACGCGGCACTTCTTCCACTAG
- a CDS encoding RDD family protein, with the protein MTTPGSAPVHGRHRAPRGASVGAGADAGTATPGPSGGAAVLAGLLPRFLSAVLDLALVLAVGVGLALLVTVPLLGRNPTVDPSTGAIFVGSPLGTALVEALTVGVVAAAYSWGFVGLSGRTPGRRLLRVRVVRGSDGVRPGLGRAVLRWLPVGGVWLLAWGLGWYVPYVGTALLLAALAAVTSPVWDRRGRLRGWPDRLAGTLVLADT; encoded by the coding sequence GTGACGACCCCCGGATCCGCGCCGGTCCACGGCCGGCACCGGGCTCCCCGGGGAGCGTCCGTCGGCGCCGGCGCCGACGCCGGCACCGCGACGCCCGGCCCCTCGGGCGGCGCGGCCGTCCTGGCCGGCCTGCTGCCGCGCTTCCTGTCGGCGGTCCTGGACCTGGCGCTGGTCCTGGCGGTCGGCGTCGGGCTGGCGCTGCTCGTCACCGTCCCGCTGCTGGGGCGCAACCCGACGGTCGACCCGTCGACGGGGGCGATCTTTGTCGGCTCACCGCTGGGGACCGCGCTGGTGGAGGCCCTCACCGTGGGCGTGGTCGCGGCGGCGTACTCCTGGGGGTTCGTCGGCCTGTCCGGCCGGACGCCCGGCCGCCGACTGCTGCGCGTCCGCGTCGTCCGCGGCTCGGACGGGGTCCGCCCCGGCCTGGGTCGCGCCGTGCTGCGGTGGCTGCCCGTCGGCGGGGTCTGGCTCCTCGCCTGGGGGCTGGGCTGGTACGTCCCGTACGTCGGGACCGCGCTGCTCCTGGCGGCGCTCGCCGCGGTCACGTCGCCCGTCTGGGACCGGCGGGGTCGGCTGCGCGGCTGGCCGGACCGCCTCGCCGGCACGCTGGTGCTCGCCGACACCTGA
- a CDS encoding cobalamin B12-binding domain-containing protein — protein MSTAPVRIVVAKPGLDGHDRGAKVVARALRDAGFEVIYTGLHQTPEQIVDSAIQEDADAIGLSVLSGAHLTLFPAVVDLLRERGADDIVVFGGGIIPEDDIPTLESAGVAHVFTPGTSMEDIVAWAREHVGDTAAV, from the coding sequence ATGAGCACCGCACCGGTCCGCATCGTGGTGGCCAAGCCCGGGCTCGACGGGCACGACCGCGGCGCGAAGGTCGTCGCCCGCGCCCTGCGCGACGCCGGCTTCGAGGTCATCTACACCGGGCTGCACCAGACCCCGGAGCAGATCGTGGACAGCGCGATCCAGGAGGACGCCGACGCCATCGGGCTGTCGGTGCTGTCGGGGGCCCACCTGACCCTGTTCCCGGCCGTGGTGGACCTGCTGCGGGAGCGCGGCGCCGACGACATCGTGGTCTTCGGCGGCGGCATCATCCCCGAGGACGACATCCCGACCCTGGAGTCGGCCGGGGTGGCCCACGTGTTCACGCCGGGCACCTCGATGGAGGACATCGTCGCCTGGGCCCGCGAGCACGTCGGCGACACCGCCGCCGTCTGA
- a CDS encoding DUF6350 family protein gives MPRPADPPGSDQHDTVVLVRPTGTGGAAAATDGRHPRPAESGRAESGRAESGRAESGRAESRRAEAAAGAGRRRSRAARRPAPAASPESLAPPAPASTTLRLPPLVAGAAAALWSAVLGLSLLGLVVVLAWVAAPHDETPWSATLRAAGSAWLAAHHVPLILDGIPLTLTPWGLLLVPVLLLALTTRWAVRTGRVRDGGAVALLVAGAAGAYGIAGAGVSLLVGGAELTVLTTEAAVLTAAVAALVVSVTALRRSGVGGRLLARLPATVRLSLSAGAAAAAVVVGAAALVVAVLLMLSGERRAALTDALQPGTTGGPLLLLLSLAYLPVLVAWTAAFLVGPGVALGAGAVVSPFEVAPGDLPAFPLLAVVPESRHWAYVAVLLVPVLAGAVAALVLARGRDRDAPPDTAVLVGSVTGVAATAGLAVAVLAWLSSGGLGSARLSGLGPDPLATGAATAGLVGFGCLVATLLLSVRTGADAATPPAASTSAPAVAAGSTPAS, from the coding sequence ATGCCGCGTCCCGCCGACCCGCCCGGGTCCGACCAGCACGACACCGTGGTCCTGGTCCGCCCGACGGGGACCGGCGGTGCGGCCGCGGCCACCGACGGCCGCCACCCACGACCTGCCGAGTCCGGGCGGGCCGAATCCGGGCGGGCTGAGTCCGGGCGGGCCGAGTCCGGGCGGGCTGAGTCCCGGCGGGCCGAGGCGGCCGCGGGTGCGGGACGCCGTCGCTCCCGCGCGGCGCGCCGACCGGCCCCCGCGGCCAGTCCCGAGTCCCTGGCCCCACCCGCGCCCGCCTCGACCACGCTCCGGCTGCCCCCGCTGGTCGCGGGCGCCGCGGCCGCCCTCTGGTCGGCCGTGCTCGGCCTGAGCCTGCTCGGCCTGGTCGTCGTCCTGGCGTGGGTCGCCGCACCGCACGACGAGACCCCCTGGTCGGCGACCCTGCGGGCCGCCGGGTCGGCGTGGCTGGCGGCGCACCACGTACCCCTGATCCTCGACGGGATCCCGCTGACGCTCACGCCCTGGGGCCTGCTGCTGGTCCCGGTTCTGCTGCTGGCGCTGACGACCCGATGGGCGGTGCGGACCGGGCGGGTCCGCGACGGTGGCGCGGTGGCGCTGCTCGTCGCCGGCGCGGCGGGGGCGTACGGGATCGCCGGTGCGGGGGTCTCCCTGCTGGTCGGAGGCGCCGAGCTCACCGTCCTCACCACGGAGGCGGCGGTGCTCACCGCCGCCGTGGCCGCTCTCGTCGTCAGCGTCACCGCGCTGCGGCGCTCCGGGGTCGGCGGGCGGCTGCTCGCCCGGCTGCCCGCGACCGTTCGGTTGTCGCTGTCCGCGGGTGCGGCCGCGGCCGCCGTCGTGGTGGGCGCCGCCGCGCTGGTGGTGGCCGTCCTGCTGATGCTCTCCGGTGAGCGCCGGGCGGCACTCACCGACGCGCTGCAGCCCGGGACGACCGGTGGCCCGCTCCTGCTGCTGCTGTCCCTGGCGTACCTCCCCGTCCTCGTGGCCTGGACGGCCGCGTTCCTCGTCGGCCCGGGCGTGGCCCTCGGGGCCGGCGCGGTGGTCAGTCCGTTCGAGGTCGCGCCGGGCGACCTGCCCGCGTTCCCGCTGCTCGCGGTCGTGCCCGAGAGCCGGCACTGGGCCTACGTCGCCGTCCTGCTGGTACCCGTCCTTGCCGGAGCGGTCGCCGCCCTGGTCCTGGCCCGCGGCCGCGACCGGGATGCGCCACCCGACACGGCGGTCCTGGTCGGGTCCGTGACCGGGGTCGCCGCCACCGCCGGACTCGCGGTCGCCGTGCTCGCCTGGCTGTCGTCCGGGGGCCTCGGCTCCGCACGCCTGTCCGGCCTGGGCCCCGACCCGCTGGCCACCGGGGCCGCCACTGCGGGCCTGGTCGGGTTCGGCTGCCTGGTGGCGACGCTGCTGCTCAGCGTCCGTACGGGTGCGGACGCAGCCACGCCACCGGCAGCGTCCACCTCCGCGCCCGCCGTCGCCGCCGGCAGCACGCCGGCGTCGTAG
- the sucC gene encoding ADP-forming succinate--CoA ligase subunit beta: MDLYEYQAKHLFGKHGVPVTAGEVCSTADAAHEAARKIGTTVVVKAQVKTGGRGKAGGVKLAETPDEAAEKAGAILGMDIKGHTVHRVLITEATDIAEEYYVSFLLDRAERAFLAMASVEGGVEIEVVAAERPEALAKVRVDALEGVTPAKAREIVDAANFPEAVRAQVADVLTHLWRVMIDEDATLVEVNPLVKTDDGRVVALDGKVTLDGNADYRHASHADFVDRNETDPIELRAKEYDLNYVKLHGEVGIVGNGAGLVMSTLDVVAYAGEEFGGIKPANFLDIGGGASAKVMANGLDIVLNDPEVKAVFVNVFGGITSCDAVADGIVQAIGMLAERGEPVTKPIVCRIDGNNAAEGRRILDEFEHEVIELVETMDDAARRVAELASQAK, encoded by the coding sequence GTGGACCTGTACGAGTACCAAGCCAAGCATCTGTTCGGGAAGCACGGGGTGCCCGTGACGGCGGGCGAGGTCTGCTCGACCGCGGACGCGGCGCACGAGGCGGCCCGCAAGATCGGCACCACGGTCGTGGTGAAGGCCCAGGTGAAGACCGGTGGCCGGGGCAAGGCCGGCGGCGTGAAGCTGGCGGAGACGCCGGACGAGGCCGCCGAGAAGGCCGGCGCGATCCTCGGCATGGACATCAAGGGGCACACGGTCCACCGGGTGCTCATCACCGAGGCGACCGACATCGCCGAGGAGTACTACGTGTCCTTCCTCCTCGACCGGGCCGAGCGGGCGTTCCTCGCGATGGCCAGCGTCGAGGGTGGGGTCGAGATCGAGGTGGTGGCGGCCGAGCGGCCCGAGGCGCTGGCCAAGGTGCGCGTCGACGCGCTCGAGGGCGTCACGCCCGCCAAGGCCCGCGAGATCGTGGACGCGGCGAACTTCCCGGAGGCCGTACGCGCCCAGGTCGCCGACGTCCTGACCCACCTGTGGCGGGTGATGATCGACGAGGACGCCACGCTGGTCGAGGTCAACCCGCTGGTGAAGACCGACGACGGGCGGGTCGTGGCACTGGACGGCAAGGTCACCCTCGACGGCAACGCCGACTACCGGCACGCCTCGCACGCCGACTTCGTGGACCGCAACGAGACCGACCCGATCGAGCTGCGCGCCAAGGAGTACGACCTCAACTACGTCAAGCTGCACGGCGAGGTCGGCATCGTCGGCAACGGCGCGGGTCTGGTGATGTCGACGCTGGACGTGGTGGCGTACGCGGGCGAGGAGTTCGGCGGCATCAAGCCGGCGAACTTCCTCGACATCGGCGGCGGCGCGAGCGCCAAGGTCATGGCCAACGGACTGGACATCGTGCTCAACGACCCCGAGGTCAAGGCCGTGTTCGTCAACGTGTTCGGCGGGATCACCTCCTGCGACGCGGTGGCCGACGGCATCGTGCAGGCGATCGGCATGCTGGCCGAGCGCGGTGAGCCGGTGACCAAGCCGATCGTGTGCCGCATCGACGGCAACAACGCCGCGGAGGGGCGGCGGATCCTGGACGAGTTCGAGCACGAGGTGATCGAGCTGGTCGAGACGATGGATGACGCGGCCCGCCGGGTGGCCGAGCTCGCGTCCCAGGCGAAGTGA
- a CDS encoding helix-turn-helix transcriptional regulator: MEPWTADRLIDEVERLGSRGLAYGELHAAIGERLRRAFPVDAMCWHGLDPDTKLLTTANPVELMAGGFLTPETEASAASAVVTSEYVRDDVNTFADLAGRRTPVAILSETTRGRPERSARYAEYLEPIGTPFEMRAAMVTRGRVWGAVVMHNTEATGDFGAAQARVMARLSRPIAEALRASYRVDAARRPDDERAPGMLVLDSDDGLELVTPPASRLLERLARDDPQHRTVPGAALSIAATARARGLAGRTAPPLHVPTSSGWLTFHASLPDGPGAGRVAIVVQPAGEEYALPLRLEAFGLSARERDVATLVARGLDTAAIAERLVISPWTVQDHLKSAFDKTGTRSRRELLARVFFHDQLPGIVARDPLNAGGHLQSPEGVRR, encoded by the coding sequence GTGGAGCCCTGGACCGCCGATCGCCTGATCGACGAGGTGGAGCGTCTCGGCTCGCGAGGCCTGGCGTACGGGGAGCTGCACGCCGCGATCGGCGAGCGCCTGCGTCGCGCGTTCCCGGTGGACGCGATGTGCTGGCACGGGCTGGACCCGGACACCAAGCTGCTCACCACGGCGAACCCGGTGGAGCTCATGGCCGGCGGGTTCCTCACGCCGGAGACCGAGGCCAGCGCCGCGAGCGCGGTCGTGACGAGCGAGTACGTGCGCGACGACGTGAACACGTTCGCCGACCTGGCCGGCCGCCGGACTCCGGTGGCGATCCTGAGCGAGACGACCCGAGGCCGCCCCGAGCGCAGCGCGCGGTACGCCGAGTACCTGGAACCGATCGGCACCCCGTTCGAGATGCGGGCGGCCATGGTCACGCGCGGCCGCGTCTGGGGTGCGGTCGTCATGCACAACACCGAGGCGACAGGGGACTTCGGTGCAGCGCAGGCCCGGGTGATGGCCCGGCTGTCGCGACCGATCGCCGAGGCGCTGCGTGCCTCGTACCGCGTCGACGCCGCCCGACGTCCCGACGACGAGCGGGCACCCGGAATGCTCGTGCTCGACAGCGACGACGGCCTCGAGCTGGTCACCCCGCCCGCCAGCCGGCTCCTGGAACGGCTGGCGCGCGACGACCCGCAGCACCGCACGGTCCCCGGTGCGGCGCTCAGCATCGCCGCCACCGCCCGCGCCCGGGGGCTGGCCGGCAGGACGGCTCCGCCGCTGCACGTGCCCACCTCGTCGGGATGGCTGACCTTCCACGCCTCCCTCCCCGACGGTCCCGGTGCGGGTCGCGTGGCGATCGTGGTGCAGCCGGCCGGCGAGGAGTACGCGCTGCCGCTGCGGCTGGAGGCCTTCGGGCTGTCGGCGCGCGAGCGCGACGTCGCCACGCTGGTCGCCCGGGGCCTCGACACCGCGGCGATCGCGGAGCGGCTGGTGATCTCGCCGTGGACCGTGCAGGACCACCTGAAGTCGGCCTTCGACAAGACTGGCACCCGGTCCAGGCGCGAGCTCCTGGCCCGCGTCTTCTTCCACGACCAGCTGCCCGGCATCGTCGCCCGCGACCCGCTGAACGCGGGTGGGCACCTTCAGTCGCCGGAAGGCGTACGGCGCTAG
- a CDS encoding AbrB/MazE/SpoVT family DNA-binding domain-containing protein, protein MRTVKSLIGMATVGAKGQIVIPVEARRELGIEEGDKLVILRGKTSKTLILLTHPEMDRLIEKLDITDDDL, encoded by the coding sequence ATGCGCACGGTGAAGTCGCTCATCGGCATGGCGACCGTGGGAGCCAAGGGTCAGATCGTCATCCCGGTCGAGGCGCGCAGGGAGCTGGGCATCGAAGAGGGCGACAAGCTGGTGATCCTGCGAGGCAAGACCAGCAAGACCCTGATTCTGCTGACGCATCCCGAGATGGACCGGCTCATCGAGAAGCTGGACATCACCGACGACGACCTCTGA
- the purN gene encoding phosphoribosylglycinamide formyltransferase: MSARVVVLASGTGTLLQALLDAAADPDHPVAVVAVGTDRPQVQALERAVHAGVPTFTVPPGAYPDRAAWDVALTAAVEPYDPAWVVSAGFMRLLGPVFLAEYGGRIVNSHPALLPSFPGAHGVRDALAYGVRVTGCTVHLVDSGVDTGPVIAQEAVAVAEDDDEATLHERIKTVERRLLVDVVARLAVHGCTVSGRKVTIP; this comes from the coding sequence GTGAGCGCCCGTGTCGTGGTCCTGGCCTCCGGCACCGGCACCCTCCTGCAGGCCCTCCTCGACGCCGCCGCGGACCCCGACCACCCCGTCGCCGTCGTCGCCGTCGGCACCGACCGCCCCCAGGTCCAGGCACTCGAGCGGGCCGTGCACGCCGGGGTGCCGACCTTCACGGTGCCCCCCGGCGCCTACCCCGACCGGGCCGCCTGGGACGTGGCGCTGACCGCCGCGGTGGAGCCGTACGACCCGGCCTGGGTGGTCTCCGCCGGCTTCATGCGGCTGCTCGGACCCGTCTTCCTGGCGGAGTACGGCGGCCGGATCGTGAACTCACATCCCGCGCTGCTGCCGTCGTTTCCCGGCGCGCACGGAGTCCGCGACGCGCTGGCGTACGGCGTGCGCGTCACCGGGTGCACGGTGCACCTGGTCGACTCCGGGGTGGACACCGGCCCGGTCATCGCCCAGGAGGCGGTCGCGGTCGCCGAGGACGACGACGAGGCGACCCTGCACGAGCGCATCAAGACCGTCGAGCGTCGGCTGCTGGTCGACGTGGTGGCCCGGCTGGCCGTGCACGGGTGCACCGTGTCCGGCAGGAAGGTGACGATCCCGTGA
- a CDS encoding M23 family metallopeptidase codes for MPATDLHLDTTPEDRSRPDGSPGRLSRLLGRWGAAAAGTVAGAAVLVGSAVVAGPLPAGAAETRPASGSGAGTTTSTGATGTPTGTRARSTTSATSTTSRGDQRASRTARASRLPVRVTPVTNFRYSARYGQRGRLWSSGRHTGLDFAAASGTPVRAAQDGKVVSAGWAGAYGRAIVIKHRNGAQTRYAHLSRIHTKPGKKVKAGQRIGRVGSTGNSTGPHLHFEVIRDGRFRDPHRWLRAGW; via the coding sequence GTGCCCGCCACCGACCTGCACCTGGACACCACCCCGGAGGACCGCTCCCGACCCGACGGCTCCCCCGGCCGACTGAGCCGCCTGCTCGGCCGCTGGGGCGCCGCCGCGGCCGGCACCGTGGCGGGAGCCGCCGTGCTGGTCGGCTCCGCGGTCGTGGCCGGCCCGCTGCCCGCGGGTGCCGCCGAGACGCGACCCGCCTCGGGCAGCGGCGCCGGCACGACGACGAGCACCGGCGCCACGGGTACGCCCACCGGCACCCGGGCCCGCAGCACGACCAGCGCCACGAGCACGACGAGCCGGGGCGACCAGCGCGCCAGCCGCACCGCGCGCGCGTCGCGCCTGCCGGTCCGCGTGACCCCGGTGACGAACTTCCGCTACTCCGCGCGGTACGGCCAGCGCGGCCGGCTGTGGAGCAGCGGCCGGCACACCGGACTGGACTTCGCTGCCGCCAGCGGCACCCCGGTCCGCGCCGCCCAGGACGGCAAGGTCGTGTCCGCCGGCTGGGCCGGCGCGTACGGACGGGCCATCGTCATCAAGCACCGCAACGGCGCGCAGACGCGCTACGCGCACCTGTCGCGCATCCACACCAAGCCGGGCAAGAAGGTCAAGGCCGGCCAGCGCATCGGCCGGGTCGGCTCGACCGGCAACTCCACCGGCCCGCACCTGCACTTCGAGGTCATCCGTGACGGTCGGTTCCGCGACCCGCACCGGTGGCTGCGCGCCGGCTGGTAG
- a CDS encoding DUF3291 domain-containing protein → MPDAELPRQLAQLNIARLRAALDSPELADFVAALDDVNASAESASGFVWRLKDESGNATSIRPWGEDVVVNLSVWDSVESLRAWMYAGQHLELLRRRREFFVPLASHHLVLWWVPEAHRPDLDEAHLRLSMLDRLGPSAEAFTLQRVFPSE, encoded by the coding sequence GTGCCAGACGCCGAACTCCCTCGTCAGCTCGCGCAGCTCAACATCGCGCGGCTGCGTGCCGCGCTGGACTCGCCCGAGCTGGCCGACTTCGTGGCGGCCCTGGACGACGTCAACGCCTCCGCGGAGAGTGCCTCGGGCTTCGTCTGGCGGCTGAAGGACGAGAGCGGCAACGCCACCTCGATCCGCCCCTGGGGCGAGGACGTGGTCGTCAACCTCTCGGTCTGGGACTCCGTGGAGTCGTTGCGCGCCTGGATGTACGCCGGGCAGCACCTGGAGCTGCTGCGCCGCCGGCGCGAGTTCTTCGTCCCCCTGGCGTCGCACCACCTGGTGCTGTGGTGGGTGCCGGAGGCGCACCGCCCCGACCTGGATGAGGCGCACCTGCGGCTGAGCATGCTCGACCGGCTCGGGCCGTCCGCCGAGGCGTTCACGCTGCAGCGGGTCTTCCCGTCGGAGTGA
- a CDS encoding M23 family metallopeptidase, whose amino-acid sequence MRDPRTPVRLTPRGRTVVATAVATAIAVPVLAAVAVLGGAASDVSAAGLQPSAAATLALPVLVPTESDGPAAAERRSLVLRADRSGRATGLVVEPIAAEDAPQGSDAGLDDGFVQDLAVRLPVDSVRTTATYGETGAHWSVAHTGLDFDGVTGDVVRSVTNGRITQAYYHRAYGNLVVVQRSDGVELWYAHLSSVARTSGPVKAGQPIGRMGTTGNSTGSHLHLEVRVDGVPTDPETFLWGAWPGVPDTAPDWACRAYGC is encoded by the coding sequence GTGCGCGATCCGCGGACCCCGGTGCGGCTGACGCCGCGCGGCCGGACCGTCGTCGCCACCGCCGTGGCCACCGCCATCGCCGTGCCCGTGCTGGCCGCCGTGGCCGTCCTCGGCGGCGCCGCCTCCGACGTCTCGGCGGCCGGCCTGCAGCCCAGCGCCGCCGCCACACTCGCGCTGCCCGTGCTGGTCCCGACCGAGTCCGACGGGCCCGCCGCGGCCGAGCGCCGATCCCTGGTGCTTCGGGCGGACCGGTCCGGCCGCGCCACCGGGCTGGTGGTCGAGCCGATCGCCGCGGAGGACGCGCCTCAGGGGTCCGACGCCGGCCTCGACGACGGTTTCGTCCAGGACCTCGCCGTCCGGCTGCCGGTCGACTCCGTGCGCACGACGGCGACGTACGGCGAGACCGGCGCGCACTGGTCGGTCGCGCACACCGGCCTGGACTTCGACGGGGTCACCGGCGACGTCGTGCGGTCGGTGACCAACGGGCGGATCACGCAGGCGTACTACCACCGCGCGTACGGGAACCTGGTGGTCGTGCAGCGCTCCGACGGCGTCGAGCTGTGGTACGCGCACCTGTCGTCGGTGGCGCGGACGTCCGGCCCGGTGAAGGCCGGCCAGCCGATCGGCCGGATGGGGACCACCGGCAACTCCACCGGCTCCCACCTGCACCTGGAGGTCCGCGTCGACGGCGTGCCGACCGACCCGGAGACCTTCCTGTGGGGCGCCTGGCCCGGTGTCCCGGACACCGCGCCGGACTGGGCCTGCCGCGCCTACGGCTGCTGA
- the sucD gene encoding succinate--CoA ligase subunit alpha, translating to MAIFLDKDSRILVQGMTGSEGTKHTRRMVASGSQIVAGVTPGKGGQDVDGIPVFNSVAEARDATGANVSVVFVPPKFAKGAVEEAVDAALPLCVVITEGIPVHDTAQFFQYAVNAGTTRIIGPNCPGIISPGQSNAGIIPADITKPGRIGLVSKSGTLTYQMMYELRDIGFSTCVGIGGDPIIGTTHIDCLAAFQDDPDTDAIVMIGEIGGDAEERAAAYIAEHVTKPVVGYVAGFTAPEGKTMGHAGAIVSGSSGTAAAKQEALEAVGVRVGRTPSEAARLMRELMTAG from the coding sequence ATGGCGATCTTCCTCGACAAGGACAGCCGGATCCTGGTGCAGGGCATGACCGGGTCCGAGGGCACCAAGCACACCCGCCGGATGGTGGCCAGCGGCTCGCAGATCGTTGCCGGCGTCACGCCCGGCAAGGGCGGGCAGGACGTCGACGGCATCCCGGTGTTCAACTCGGTGGCCGAGGCGCGTGACGCGACGGGCGCGAACGTGTCGGTGGTCTTCGTACCGCCGAAGTTCGCCAAGGGCGCGGTGGAGGAGGCGGTCGACGCCGCGCTGCCGCTGTGCGTGGTCATCACCGAGGGCATCCCCGTGCACGACACCGCCCAGTTCTTCCAGTACGCCGTCAACGCCGGGACGACGCGGATCATCGGGCCGAACTGCCCGGGCATCATCAGCCCCGGCCAGTCCAACGCCGGGATCATCCCCGCGGACATCACCAAGCCCGGGCGCATCGGGCTGGTGTCGAAGTCCGGCACGCTGACCTACCAGATGATGTACGAGCTGCGGGACATCGGCTTCTCCACCTGCGTCGGCATCGGCGGCGACCCGATCATCGGGACCACGCACATCGACTGCCTCGCGGCGTTCCAGGACGACCCGGACACCGACGCGATCGTCATGATCGGCGAGATCGGCGGGGATGCCGAGGAGCGTGCGGCGGCGTACATCGCCGAGCACGTGACCAAGCCGGTCGTCGGCTACGTCGCCGGGTTCACCGCGCCGGAGGGGAAGACGATGGGCCACGCCGGCGCCATCGTGTCCGGGTCCTCGGGCACCGCGGCAGCCAAGCAGGAGGCCCTCGAGGCCGTCGGCGTCCGCGTCGGCCGGACGCCGAGCGAGGCGGCCCGGCTGATGCGGGAGCTGATGACCGCCGGCTGA